Proteins encoded in a region of the Sulfurimonas marina genome:
- the flgK gene encoding flagellar hook-associated protein FlgK, with amino-acid sequence MANLFNTLGIGYSGLSAAQVGINTTGHNVANAETEGYTRQRVITSAATPLNTMPGNVGNGVVVQDIKRVFDNFVFDRYTAVSAEKEYSDFEVRTLEELSSYFPEIDGVGIKSDLSAYYDMWQTFADNPDNDAIKIALAKQTETLAGHIQETQNQIVTLQQEVNDQLALNVEQVNDIAAQIAELNLSIDTAEAAGMYEASDLRDKRNLLEKDLARLIGAEVNQGQLEANIQIDSNSNTKTGSYTISVNGFNIVDGNTYHPLHMDKANNEYGFYEVSFERQDGSLIPLEEEINGGKIGAIFDLRGRAIDETTGMPTNGVLQTTIADLDAFAKGLIESTNNLYAQSNTTNMESNVIELGQNDAILSSNLNVKPGAFDVVIYDIDGNEVGRRTIEINAATTMSGAAGTNSIEGQITQNKDDNNDLNANNDIDDFIEFNFQPSATGELRLELGMNAESKGAGYTFSIVDNLETNEFSSGSNFAGAIGLHKFFDGDSAKNIKLNFSIADNPTTLRAGYSTSSGDNRVALDMIQQQFENYDFQVGGDVYNTTVYGMFDLTATYVGVTTNSAITRSETVNTQYNATELEYNSISKVSIDEEMTNLIKYQTSYGASAKVITTVDQMMQTLLGIKQ; translated from the coding sequence ATGGCTAATCTATTTAATACTTTAGGTATCGGATACTCAGGGCTTTCAGCTGCACAAGTCGGGATCAATACGACCGGTCACAATGTTGCAAATGCAGAAACAGAAGGGTATACTCGTCAAAGAGTGATCACATCTGCTGCGACACCTTTAAATACAATGCCTGGAAATGTGGGTAACGGTGTTGTTGTTCAAGATATAAAACGTGTTTTTGATAACTTTGTATTTGACAGATATACGGCAGTTTCGGCTGAAAAAGAGTATAGTGATTTTGAAGTAAGAACACTTGAAGAGTTATCAAGTTATTTTCCTGAAATTGACGGTGTAGGTATCAAATCAGATCTTTCGGCATACTATGATATGTGGCAAACATTTGCTGACAATCCGGATAATGATGCTATTAAGATTGCCTTGGCAAAACAAACTGAAACACTTGCAGGACATATACAAGAGACACAAAATCAAATAGTGACACTGCAACAAGAGGTTAATGACCAGTTAGCACTTAATGTTGAGCAAGTAAATGATATTGCGGCACAAATTGCAGAATTGAATTTAAGTATAGATACTGCTGAAGCGGCAGGGATGTATGAAGCAAGTGATCTTAGAGACAAAAGAAATCTTTTAGAGAAAGACTTAGCAAGACTTATCGGGGCTGAAGTAAATCAGGGTCAATTAGAAGCAAATATTCAAATAGATAGTAACTCAAATACAAAAACGGGAAGTTATACAATCTCTGTAAACGGATTTAATATCGTAGATGGAAATACTTACCATCCGCTTCATATGGATAAGGCCAATAATGAATATGGTTTTTACGAAGTCTCTTTTGAAAGACAAGACGGTTCTCTTATTCCATTAGAAGAAGAGATTAACGGCGGAAAGATTGGTGCTATTTTTGATCTTCGCGGTCGTGCGATAGATGAAACAACAGGGATGCCTACAAATGGAGTTCTGCAAACTACTATTGCTGATTTAGATGCTTTCGCAAAAGGGTTGATCGAATCAACGAACAACCTTTATGCACAGAGTAATACTACAAATATGGAATCTAATGTTATAGAGTTAGGTCAAAACGATGCAATATTAAGTTCAAATCTTAATGTAAAGCCTGGAGCTTTTGATGTTGTGATCTATGATATCGACGGTAATGAAGTGGGACGTAGAACTATAGAGATTAATGCTGCTACTACTATGTCTGGGGCTGCGGGAACTAACTCAATCGAGGGACAAATTACCCAAAACAAAGATGATAACAATGATTTAAACGCTAATAATGATATTGATGATTTTATAGAGTTTAACTTTCAACCTTCAGCTACAGGGGAATTAAGACTTGAACTCGGTATGAATGCTGAGTCAAAAGGGGCAGGATACACATTCTCAATCGTTGACAATTTAGAAACAAATGAGTTTTCATCAGGCTCAAATTTCGCTGGAGCTATAGGACTGCATAAGTTTTTTGATGGTGATAGCGCAAAAAATATCAAGCTTAACTTTAGTATCGCAGATAATCCAACGACGCTTAGAGCAGGGTATTCAACATCAAGTGGAGATAATAGAGTTGCACTAGATATGATACAGCAGCAATTTGAAAACTACGATTTTCAAGTTGGAGGAGATGTTTATAACACAACTGTTTACGGTATGTTTGACCTTACGGCAACCTATGTCGGGGTTACTACAAATAGTGCAATCACTCGCAGTGAAACAGTAAATACACAGTATAATGCGACAGAATTAGAGTATAACTCTATTTCAAAAGTAAGTATAGATGAAGAGATGACAAATCTTATCAAATACCAAACATCTTACGGTGCATCTGCTAAAGTTATTACGACAGTTGATCAGATGATGCAAACATTACTCGGGATTAAACAGTAG